The proteins below come from a single Juglans regia cultivar Chandler chromosome 12, Walnut 2.0, whole genome shotgun sequence genomic window:
- the LOC109012008 gene encoding protein DA1-related 2-like isoform X1 has protein sequence MVPSTVNQLSQPCIYGEFASSNGGERKSRFMNWLSKLFKSGSNRGDVGGSTHHPQLLGEENMIWPAPATSLDDRYRAQKEKEELDRAIELSQAEEFRRPNGYRRRADNDEQLARALQDGLHSPPYPAYPPVPYYAREFRICGGCKRNIGYGVYLGCMGTFFHPECFCCHACGYPITEYEFSLSGRDPYHKSCYKELKHPKCEVCHQFIPTNAAGLIEYRCHPFWSQKYCPSHEYDNTARCCSCERLESWNARYYSLGDGRRLCLECMESAVMDTGDCQPLYHAIRDYYEGMNMKLDQQIPMLLVERQALNEAIVGEKNGVHHMPETRGLCLSEEQTVTSIYRRPRIGGYRLVGMRTLPQKLTRKCEVTAILVLYGLPRLLTGAILAHELMHGWLRLKGFRNLNPVVEEGICQVLSYMWLESEVTTRFGSMPSTSAASSSSSSSKKGGKSDVENKLGEFFMHQIANDASPAYGGGFRAANAAVNKYGLRSTLDHIHYTGNFPF, from the exons ATGGTTCCCTCTACCGTCAACCAACTATCTCAGCCTTGTATTTACG GGGAGTTTGCTTCTTCGAACGGGGGGGAGAGAAAGTCTCGCTTTATGAATTGGCTGAGTAAGCTTTTCAAGAGTGGGTCCAATCGGGGAGATGTTGGAGGTAGTACCCATCATCCCCAGCTCCTTGGTGAGGAAAACATGATTTGGCCTGCACCAGCTACATCATTG GATGATCGCTATAGGGCtcagaaggaaaaagaagaactAGACCGTGCAATTGAACTTTCCCAGGCTGAAGAATTTAGGAGACCCAATG GATATAGACGACGGGCAGACAATGACGAACAGCTTGCAAGGGCACTTCAGGATGGCTTGCATTCACCTCCATATCCTGCTTATCCCCCTGTCCCATATTATGCGAGGGAATTTAG GATATGCGGTGGATGCAAACGTAACATAGGCTATGGCGTTTATTTGGGTTGCATGGGAACATTTTTCCATCCGGAGTGCTTCTGCTGTCATGCCTGTGGTTACCCAATTACTGAGTATGAG TTTTCTTTGTCAGGGAGGGACCCTTATCACAAATCTTGTTATAAAGAGCTGAAGCATCCGAAATGTGAAGTTTGCCACCAATTT ATCCCAACAAATGCTGCCGGTTTGATCGAGTATAGGTGCCATCCATTTTGGTCTCAAAAATATTGTCCATCACATGAGTATGATAACACAGCTCGTTGCTGTAGTTGTGAACGTCTAGAG TCTTGGAACGCGAGATACTATTCTCTAGGAGATGGTAGGCGTTTATGCTTAGAGTGCATGGAATCTGCTGTCATGGATACCGGTGATTGTCAACCCCTTTACCACGCCATACGAGATTATTATGAAGGAATGAACATGAAACTAGATCAGCAAATCCCAATGCTTCTGGTTGAAAGACAAGCACTTAATGAAGCCATTGTGGGGGAGAAGAAT GGCGTTCATCACATGCCAGAGACAAGGGGTTTATGTCTTTCTGAAGAGCAGACAGTCACCAGT ATATATAGAAGGCCGAGAATTGGTGGCTATCGACTGGTAGGAATGAGAACCCTACCCCAAAAGTTGACTCGAAAATGTGAAGTTACGGCGATTCTTGTTCTCTATGGTCTTCCAAG ATTACTCACAGGTGCTATTCTTGCCCATGAGTTGATGCATGGCTGGTTGCGCCTTAAAG GCTTCCGGAATCTTAACCCAGTGGTAGAGGAAGGTATCTGTCAGGTGCTTTCATACATGTGGCTCGAGTCAGAAGTGACGACAAGATTCGGAAGCATGCCATCTACATCAGCAGCTTCgtcctcatcatcatcctcaaaAAAAGGTGGAAAGTCTGATGTCGAAAATAAACTGGGTGAGTTTTTCATGCACCAAATCGCAAATGACGCTTCCCCAGCATATGGAGGAGGATTTAGGGCTGCCAATGCAGCTGTCAATAAGTATGGTTTACGCTCCACCCTGGACCACATTCATTACACTGGGAACTTCCCATTTTAA
- the LOC109012008 gene encoding protein DA1-related 2-like isoform X2 — MFAREFASSNGGERKSRFMNWLSKLFKSGSNRGDVGGSTHHPQLLGEENMIWPAPATSLDDRYRAQKEKEELDRAIELSQAEEFRRPNGYRRRADNDEQLARALQDGLHSPPYPAYPPVPYYAREFRICGGCKRNIGYGVYLGCMGTFFHPECFCCHACGYPITEYEFSLSGRDPYHKSCYKELKHPKCEVCHQFIPTNAAGLIEYRCHPFWSQKYCPSHEYDNTARCCSCERLESWNARYYSLGDGRRLCLECMESAVMDTGDCQPLYHAIRDYYEGMNMKLDQQIPMLLVERQALNEAIVGEKNGVHHMPETRGLCLSEEQTVTSIYRRPRIGGYRLVGMRTLPQKLTRKCEVTAILVLYGLPRLLTGAILAHELMHGWLRLKGFRNLNPVVEEGICQVLSYMWLESEVTTRFGSMPSTSAASSSSSSSKKGGKSDVENKLGEFFMHQIANDASPAYGGGFRAANAAVNKYGLRSTLDHIHYTGNFPF, encoded by the exons atgtttgctC GGGAGTTTGCTTCTTCGAACGGGGGGGAGAGAAAGTCTCGCTTTATGAATTGGCTGAGTAAGCTTTTCAAGAGTGGGTCCAATCGGGGAGATGTTGGAGGTAGTACCCATCATCCCCAGCTCCTTGGTGAGGAAAACATGATTTGGCCTGCACCAGCTACATCATTG GATGATCGCTATAGGGCtcagaaggaaaaagaagaactAGACCGTGCAATTGAACTTTCCCAGGCTGAAGAATTTAGGAGACCCAATG GATATAGACGACGGGCAGACAATGACGAACAGCTTGCAAGGGCACTTCAGGATGGCTTGCATTCACCTCCATATCCTGCTTATCCCCCTGTCCCATATTATGCGAGGGAATTTAG GATATGCGGTGGATGCAAACGTAACATAGGCTATGGCGTTTATTTGGGTTGCATGGGAACATTTTTCCATCCGGAGTGCTTCTGCTGTCATGCCTGTGGTTACCCAATTACTGAGTATGAG TTTTCTTTGTCAGGGAGGGACCCTTATCACAAATCTTGTTATAAAGAGCTGAAGCATCCGAAATGTGAAGTTTGCCACCAATTT ATCCCAACAAATGCTGCCGGTTTGATCGAGTATAGGTGCCATCCATTTTGGTCTCAAAAATATTGTCCATCACATGAGTATGATAACACAGCTCGTTGCTGTAGTTGTGAACGTCTAGAG TCTTGGAACGCGAGATACTATTCTCTAGGAGATGGTAGGCGTTTATGCTTAGAGTGCATGGAATCTGCTGTCATGGATACCGGTGATTGTCAACCCCTTTACCACGCCATACGAGATTATTATGAAGGAATGAACATGAAACTAGATCAGCAAATCCCAATGCTTCTGGTTGAAAGACAAGCACTTAATGAAGCCATTGTGGGGGAGAAGAAT GGCGTTCATCACATGCCAGAGACAAGGGGTTTATGTCTTTCTGAAGAGCAGACAGTCACCAGT ATATATAGAAGGCCGAGAATTGGTGGCTATCGACTGGTAGGAATGAGAACCCTACCCCAAAAGTTGACTCGAAAATGTGAAGTTACGGCGATTCTTGTTCTCTATGGTCTTCCAAG ATTACTCACAGGTGCTATTCTTGCCCATGAGTTGATGCATGGCTGGTTGCGCCTTAAAG GCTTCCGGAATCTTAACCCAGTGGTAGAGGAAGGTATCTGTCAGGTGCTTTCATACATGTGGCTCGAGTCAGAAGTGACGACAAGATTCGGAAGCATGCCATCTACATCAGCAGCTTCgtcctcatcatcatcctcaaaAAAAGGTGGAAAGTCTGATGTCGAAAATAAACTGGGTGAGTTTTTCATGCACCAAATCGCAAATGACGCTTCCCCAGCATATGGAGGAGGATTTAGGGCTGCCAATGCAGCTGTCAATAAGTATGGTTTACGCTCCACCCTGGACCACATTCATTACACTGGGAACTTCCCATTTTAA
- the LOC109012008 gene encoding protein DA1-related 2-like isoform X3, translated as MNWLSKLFKSGSNRGDVGGSTHHPQLLGEENMIWPAPATSLDDRYRAQKEKEELDRAIELSQAEEFRRPNGYRRRADNDEQLARALQDGLHSPPYPAYPPVPYYAREFRICGGCKRNIGYGVYLGCMGTFFHPECFCCHACGYPITEYEFSLSGRDPYHKSCYKELKHPKCEVCHQFIPTNAAGLIEYRCHPFWSQKYCPSHEYDNTARCCSCERLESWNARYYSLGDGRRLCLECMESAVMDTGDCQPLYHAIRDYYEGMNMKLDQQIPMLLVERQALNEAIVGEKNGVHHMPETRGLCLSEEQTVTSIYRRPRIGGYRLVGMRTLPQKLTRKCEVTAILVLYGLPRLLTGAILAHELMHGWLRLKGFRNLNPVVEEGICQVLSYMWLESEVTTRFGSMPSTSAASSSSSSSKKGGKSDVENKLGEFFMHQIANDASPAYGGGFRAANAAVNKYGLRSTLDHIHYTGNFPF; from the exons ATGAATTGGCTGAGTAAGCTTTTCAAGAGTGGGTCCAATCGGGGAGATGTTGGAGGTAGTACCCATCATCCCCAGCTCCTTGGTGAGGAAAACATGATTTGGCCTGCACCAGCTACATCATTG GATGATCGCTATAGGGCtcagaaggaaaaagaagaactAGACCGTGCAATTGAACTTTCCCAGGCTGAAGAATTTAGGAGACCCAATG GATATAGACGACGGGCAGACAATGACGAACAGCTTGCAAGGGCACTTCAGGATGGCTTGCATTCACCTCCATATCCTGCTTATCCCCCTGTCCCATATTATGCGAGGGAATTTAG GATATGCGGTGGATGCAAACGTAACATAGGCTATGGCGTTTATTTGGGTTGCATGGGAACATTTTTCCATCCGGAGTGCTTCTGCTGTCATGCCTGTGGTTACCCAATTACTGAGTATGAG TTTTCTTTGTCAGGGAGGGACCCTTATCACAAATCTTGTTATAAAGAGCTGAAGCATCCGAAATGTGAAGTTTGCCACCAATTT ATCCCAACAAATGCTGCCGGTTTGATCGAGTATAGGTGCCATCCATTTTGGTCTCAAAAATATTGTCCATCACATGAGTATGATAACACAGCTCGTTGCTGTAGTTGTGAACGTCTAGAG TCTTGGAACGCGAGATACTATTCTCTAGGAGATGGTAGGCGTTTATGCTTAGAGTGCATGGAATCTGCTGTCATGGATACCGGTGATTGTCAACCCCTTTACCACGCCATACGAGATTATTATGAAGGAATGAACATGAAACTAGATCAGCAAATCCCAATGCTTCTGGTTGAAAGACAAGCACTTAATGAAGCCATTGTGGGGGAGAAGAAT GGCGTTCATCACATGCCAGAGACAAGGGGTTTATGTCTTTCTGAAGAGCAGACAGTCACCAGT ATATATAGAAGGCCGAGAATTGGTGGCTATCGACTGGTAGGAATGAGAACCCTACCCCAAAAGTTGACTCGAAAATGTGAAGTTACGGCGATTCTTGTTCTCTATGGTCTTCCAAG ATTACTCACAGGTGCTATTCTTGCCCATGAGTTGATGCATGGCTGGTTGCGCCTTAAAG GCTTCCGGAATCTTAACCCAGTGGTAGAGGAAGGTATCTGTCAGGTGCTTTCATACATGTGGCTCGAGTCAGAAGTGACGACAAGATTCGGAAGCATGCCATCTACATCAGCAGCTTCgtcctcatcatcatcctcaaaAAAAGGTGGAAAGTCTGATGTCGAAAATAAACTGGGTGAGTTTTTCATGCACCAAATCGCAAATGACGCTTCCCCAGCATATGGAGGAGGATTTAGGGCTGCCAATGCAGCTGTCAATAAGTATGGTTTACGCTCCACCCTGGACCACATTCATTACACTGGGAACTTCCCATTTTAA